In Pseudomonas sp. Leaf58, one DNA window encodes the following:
- a CDS encoding YggL family protein, with translation MATNRSRRLRKKLCVDEFQELGFELNLEFKEDLDDQAIDAFLDAFLAEAMDANGLDYVGGDDFGLVCSVKRGSVSEEQRAAVEAWLKGRSELTKIEVSPLLDAWYPEKPVNKAE, from the coding sequence ATGGCCACAAACCGCTCCCGTCGTCTGCGCAAGAAGCTGTGTGTCGACGAGTTCCAGGAATTGGGCTTCGAGCTGAACCTGGAGTTCAAGGAAGATCTGGATGACCAGGCAATCGATGCTTTCCTCGACGCGTTCCTGGCAGAAGCCATGGACGCCAACGGCTTGGACTATGTAGGCGGTGACGATTTCGGCCTGGTGTGCTCGGTCAAGCGTGGCTCGGTCAGCGAAGAACAGCGTGCAGCCGTTGAAGCCTGGCTCAAAGGCCGCAGCGAACTGACCAAGATCGAAGTCAGCCCACTGCTGGACGCCTGGTACCCAGAAAAGCCGGTCAACAAGGCTGAGTGA